In Cicer arietinum cultivar CDC Frontier isolate Library 1 chromosome 7, Cicar.CDCFrontier_v2.0, whole genome shotgun sequence, a single window of DNA contains:
- the LOC113787569 gene encoding secreted RxLR effector protein 161-like translates to MLDCRLRDTPMDPNVKLLPGQGEPLQDPGRYRRLVGKLNYLTLNRPNITFVVSVVSQFLSAPCDSHWNVVIHILRYIKNAPGKGLLYEHNGNSGVVGYSNADWAGSSSDRRSTSGYGVLVGGNLISWQSKKQNIVARSSAEAEYRAMAAMACELTWLK, encoded by the coding sequence ATGCTTGATTGTCGCCTGCGtgatactcctatggatcctAATGTCAAGCTCCTACCAGGTCAGGGGGAGCCATTGCAAGACCCTGGTAGATATCGACGACTTGTTGGCAAACTTAATTATCTTACACTAAATAGACCTAATATTACATTTGTTGTAAGTGTAGTAAGTCAGTTTCTGAGTGCTCCATGTGATAGTCACTGGAATGTTGTGATTCATATTCTTAGGTATATCAAGAATGCACCAGGAAAAGGATTGCTTTATGAACACAACGGTAATTCCGGTGTTGTTGGCTACTCTAATGCTGATTGGGCAGGGTCATCGTCAGATAGAAGATCCACTTCTGGGTATGGGGTCCTTGTTGGAGGTAATTTGATATCATGGCAGAGCAAGAAGCAAAACATAGTCGCAAGATCGAGCGCAGAAGCGGAATATCGTGCTATGGCTGCAATGGCTTGTGAACTTACATGGCTAAAATAG